In the genome of Rhopalosiphum padi isolate XX-2018 chromosome 1, ASM2088224v1, whole genome shotgun sequence, the window TCAATGCTCGTTCTTTTTAGTTCAGATAATCATTAAGTAATTATAACTATGAtaacttataaagttttaataacattaactgcgtttttaattataagctaTGGTTGTACTGCAAGTAAAGAAAAAGGTAATAAcaatcaataattttgtaattaaattaatatcaaggAAAAAACATAAcactaatatgtatattgtattgtaataagtagtataataaatattaattgattttaataactcatacgttaaacgaaatataataaatcaaatacattttgtttttaagattataatggtaagtttactaattttaaatttattgaagcaaaatatagtaaaatgtaatttattttaataaaaacaatgaaacactattattaaataaatgtttcaatgtaaaaatattctggctgaatgttttattaaataactggaataattttttcattttcatactTCATACATCATATCGTAATATCTATCCAATGGCGTTCATcccatttaaatgttattatgtttatttattttaataatttttattatttagaggGCTGTATCCtgttttcatacatttatattgaattacctgattattattttaatatagatgtTTGGTGTTGTGGCACGTATAAGCTCTAGAATCTAGatcattgtaaaactaattttgATCTTCGCCTTACTCTTTTTTCTAACCTGTTCGTGCGTAagcgtttataataattgtatcaaaaATATGACCGGCTAGTGgcatataacatattactaGGTCTTTTATTGTCGTAAAAAAATGAGTactctaaatttaaattgtccaGGTATTTGTGTCAAGTCCTAACATTCcctgttcaattttaatttcattttccaATTCCTGTAGTAGATGTCCAGTTATTCAGTTCTGAAGCTTATTTCGTTAATtagtataacatttattttttaaatgtagtatTGCTAGCCCTACTCAACCTCCATTCTTGGGGAGGGAAGAGGCTGGATAGGTATGGCAATACCCTAAAACGAGTTAAACTATATGTTTTCTCTGTGGGGAATTTTAAcgtaattaacaattatatttattttatttaatcatgtttATGATCTAGAGTGCTTAGGTAAggaattatattagtataaaatacattttttagtttatttgcgTAACATGATCGTTATATAGCAGTGATTATTCAAAAACTCTACGCTATCCATTTATatcacactttttttttttacaatctttTAGATTTTGATCGGAGAGATatctttatattgattttacaatgatatgtatattcatttgtttttttcattccatcaaaaataaaataaaaaggtggTAAATGGATACCGGTTTATTGTATCGTATAGATGTTGAGTGGATTACTgtaatgggtgtgttaaatttaaatttaacaatatataatatcatcgtaCATAAAAAAAGGTTCTGAGTAGAAATCGTTATGAGATCGATAagaacatttcattattttttattatatgtataactaatgttataatttaaattactacttaaattatttttagattattatttatttaatcattattataattttgtaaataatttcaataaaaaaaaaactgagccATCGCGGGGCGCCTTGCAGATGTGaaacatcaacaattttctttttgtaataatgttgaaaattattattattattttttttttgccgagCTTCGGCGAATTGAGCCGACGAGCCACGAGTGGGTCGTCGCCAGGCTACAGTCGGTCTCACTACCGTACTACGCCATTAGATGTTTCACATCAAAATGTAAcattgttgatataatattttcatgtcaTAAATTTCTAATAGCTGAATTGAAGAGCGTTGAGCTTTCGGGTATGTATAAGTTTTtgataacaaaatgttagttgtagctatttgttatattaattaatagtattttaaattttgttagttCAACGTGTTTGTCGTTCAgtgttataactttttttttgtatgtattatcaggataaaatagttaaaacttttttttaacgacCATAACAAATCAAccgaatagaaaaaaaacattttagtcTTCGACATAAGACTgtgaagtataaattattaataaacgtatgaaatattttatttatatagatagtaatggatttttgaacctcTGTATTATAAGGTCATTTAGTAAGTAATTTAGagtgaaaattatatattaagagTAAATACATAAtcttttataaagtttaattactAAATGATacaattgattacatttttttaatgaaactgataattaaaatatgttaagttaCAATTGTTTATAGCAAGTTAGTTTGGgtgcatttaaaaaacaattttcacttGACTTCACGTCAGAACCATATTGCCGCTATACTTGTGGTTAGATgaaattttattactttctcCAGATAAGATATATCATTTTAACACCATATAAACAtagaagtttaattttatattttgttttttttatactttatagctcACATTATACAGAATTTTCCATGAATTGCTTTCTTTCAAAAACTCCTATCTTTACCGATTTTCGTATTTGATTaggttgtattttaatataaatcgatttaatataactcatacaaacatttatatggtaaatataaatttgtatgatGTTTAAAATGACTAGCCCAGTATTCCAGGAGTAATTTGTTATAAAGTCAaagaaatattatcttattttcatTTGTACCTTGAaagtattatgttatgtaaCAAATTTTATTCATGAATTCTACGGTAATTTTCGTGTGTGGATTGTTATCATGAAAAATTGACTATTTCAGAATATGAATCTGACGTTTTAAGCTATTTGAAAGAAAAAGTTCCTGCAGATAAAGATCTAAGTGGTgagttttacaattattatagtgaattaCGGAGTAGTAAGGTTTATAATGTGATACAAATCACActtatttgcattttaaatttggcccataataccaatttattttaatatggttGAAAGTGGCAAATTGGGGAACCTAAGAGAAACTTGTTTCTATCCTAAGTCATCTAAGTACTACACAAATGCCGATgtctttaattttcattaattattaaccaatgaaatcaataaaaaaaaaagtattgaataTGACTGTGCTATTTTTCATTATCTATAGTTCTTAtggcatatttaaataaattttattaaaataaaataataataaattattgacaaaaaaaCATGGAGCTATCTTAAGAATTCTATTGCATTCATCAAGCCAATACTTATAGTcgttacaacaataattttatagtaggtaaaaatcgaaaaaacaacaataatatcacattaaattttatagctTGACTTATgtgtctaataaatattttatcaattatgattgattttgtgtagttaaaaataatatatattaataggaataatataaatataatatgtgtggatattacaaatgttatttatataattacataacaatcacaattataaaatattatattttgtagaaaatataaaagaattcgTAAAAGAACACATGAAGTATGTATTATTTGGTAAGTAGATACTTCtttaatgttaatgtttttattattataagatatttacatAATTGGTTCATGAAATTAACTCaagtatttgaattaaattgtttgagtataatgttaaatgaaaatgataaccccattaaatattatatttttgtacttaatttttaatttatttttataattgataatattacaattggGGTGTTTctttcatcaaaatatattcGATTTTCTTTTAACTTTTAGCCTTTTTTCTTATTATGTCAACTGatacagattatataatattgttattaaatataaaaaaaaaatatctgtttatAAGACAATCTACAGAATccaaaacaattttgtaaaacacgtcgtaagtaatattataaacaaataaaattatttatttataattttattccgaTTAACTACCTTAGGTAAGTATATCAATACCAActtcagaataattttttatttcttatgatttataagatatgttatgtaaatagcttaaaattgaaaaaaaggtGATTTAAATTTGGATATTTTGAGTAATCTCAAATTATTTTGTCGAGCTCTTTGAATCAcatcaactttttaaaattaattttaattaaatgttttagaacatgaatatatttttattagaatagatataataataactcatagtagaatatattttttttaattatataagattCCTAAAACTTGCatgtgaaaaaaatgaaaaccttttattttttaataaagtatattaatgagaattatattgtaatttaaggGAAAACAGGTAAGcccaatataattttacaaatattacaatataaagtataatttaaatgttgagcTACCTACTTTTGTCGAAAGAAGTTTTGTTAAATCATACGCtttgtaaataattgattaatatgcaATTAAACGATTAAGttgttcaatataatacaatataaataatttgcaattAATTGTAAACTATAACAATATGAAGACCATGAGCCGATATTTATGTACGACggaacaataatgtatattttatcatgaacatcgcataatatgtttataacatCAAAATCTGAGATTATCTGAAACTGTTGTTAGTCAATGTAAGAAAAAACTACTGAGAATAGTATTTACACTTTTTTGTTTGAATCTGCGCAAAATCATGATTCGATTATTAaaggtttaaatatatatgcttATTATTCCAAGAGCTAATAGGAATGGCTTGAGGTTAAAAACGACCCACGTTGTCTTTTAAGAGGCACCAATCGCCTAAGGCTACAATATCGTAgtgtgtttaaaattgtattttgaataatatttaaaataaaattgaactgTTGAAGAACCTGTCAAAGAAGAATAGTTTGGATATTGATTATATTGACTATAGtatcattttgataatttaaaattattgttataatattaatattagtaattatatttcataaactagtattatatctgtatattattgaattacaatGTTGAGATTTTTACCTCATGCCAGTCCTATTTAGGTGTAGAagatacattataaaatgtaatttgatattaactttatatagtaaaataataaaaattaccttataattcttattaaatatatgaggTATTACGAATACGCAAGagttgtgtataaaaaattccttcttaatattttatataaaaaaataactatttgttaAATACAGTATTACTAagcattgtaaatattatttattgagaatGTGTagcgtttattaaaataatattgtaatcatatatttttaaatttaaaaagtagactttatttttaagaatatttattaatctattttataacaaatcaataatcaaaaatttacattaatttaatatcaaattatatttatacgttaaAATATACAGATTATTACCGTGCTTGTTTAccaggtattattataatttttactacatttattttagaaatataaagatttaaataattatttaatcataggCGCAACTCGGGGAGTTTTATCAGCCCctctgataaaaaatattgaatcttaggattttgtaatttttgtgataaaatatttattaaatttaatcatctaTTTCTATAATCTCATTGtttaaacgaaataattatcaagtttgaaatttatttgttattcagTGTAACTATAGAAAATGTATAACAGTGGTTTTTCCATATGACTTTGTATTTTCGTCTACAGCTCTTTAAGCTAACATTTGAGTGTCATGAATCAAGATATTGTTGTACACGTCTTGTACAGCAGTTTTACAACACGTCAACATAGTGACCAACTCCTGTTTAGTAGCCTGTTgcccgtattatatatttatattgcttttatcAGGAATTAATCGTATTattctgattatattatattcattgacAATCTCGTTTGGTGtgaatcttttattaaaatatgaaatattattattttaacgcttattataaataaattatttttttttgtttttattcaatttatttaatatagaatatttttaacattttcaaattcaataagTCTAAATATAACACTCCAATACAAACATAAAAGAAGAGAAACTCAAAATCTTCATGATTATGTGATGTTTGCAACTACTGGAGCAGTAAATGAAGTAGTAGATTCAAACACTATGGTTGAAATATACTGGCAGAGAGTAGCCTACATGCCTGTAATTGATTCTGTTGTAAAAAACCTTAGGTATAGATTCTCCAAAGAGAGTTTACTCCTGACATGATCTgttgaatgtttattaaaatggattttgtagaaagttcatattttataaatcattacaaggttaatacttaatattacgtTTTTCAAAAAAGGagtgtaattttaattgttttaggaTATTTTAATGATAGATATTCATGCTTTAAAAGTAGGAATGACTGTAGCAAGAAACTGCATGATTACCATAAAAcctgattttaatattaaagatattaccAAAATGATCGAAAAACATGTTTACCCCaaactttataagtttttacaaGTAGAAAAAAGTATACCCATAAGCTCAGCCATTTGCGAAAGATCGTTTTCTTTTATGAGGCGTATCAAAAATTGGTTACGAACTAGTATGCTACAAGACCGTTTCAAAAATATGGCATTTCTGAATATTGAGAGAGATGTTGTTGATTCAATGACTCGTTAAATAATGAAGACGTTTTATAAGTGTACTGTACTAAAGACAGAAAAATTGtagcaatataaaattaaaattatagagtTGAATTcgtataaatgaattattaatgcaAATTATGGTGGATACGGGGATGTGGGGGCGTAGCCCCTCCGAGTCTGTGTTGTTTGGTACTTTTAGTTCCCTTTAAATATAAGCTTTAGTTGCGCCTATGAGTTTATAACCAGTTTGTTGacactaaaaacaaatattataacaaatttattaacatctaataacttaaattttataattatataatatttaattacattcctatagtatttataattcgtGGTAAGACaacaaattagaatattattatttagtacacaTTGTGGTGGTTTTATGGAGTatatcaaaacatattaaattcatGTAGAGAAAATGGTCTGTAAAAGATATTGGAGGAAAAAATCATAAACTTACTATAgtcaaaatttacaaaactgAGTTAAATCGAATCTTATAAAAAGAACgtcaaaaaattgattaaagtcGTCAGAATAGGTTAAGACGTAGGAACTATTTCCTAGCCAAATCTTAAATAATGACTATTTAATCAAAAACGaacattttctattaaataatataatatttaaatacaccaaTCTTTACACCAATAAATATCATTGTCAATGTTCAATGAATACcccaatcaataataataccaaaactGACTTactattttcataaaacattCTAAAACTTACTTAATTTACTGTTACATCAACACGtactattcaaattattatgtttataaatgtatagatgtTCAAGGTAAGTCTATTACTATTACACAATTATACTATCTGCATActaaaactattgaaataattatttttaacagttccttgtcattaaaatttaatattgtgacaaaatttgtaaacattttataatttataaattataattatttaatatttgattacatttatatagatGTCATACAGTATCAAAGTAAGACCacaaattagattattattataaattattagtaatagacAAGATTACGAATTTATGAAATACAATGAGTTGTTATGATAAATTTTGTCTTAAGATAATGTGTCGTATTAATGGGAAAAAGCACTGATGATATGAATGAGAAGATTGAAGAAAGGAGAACTGTATAGGAAAAAAAGGACCTAAAAATGAGTAGTAGTAAAGTAGAGacaattgtgtattattttgtggAATGTAATCGTGAAATTTTCGTAGCACGACGTATATACAGATGGATGAATCAAGGACTTAAGATTAAAATAGTACAGAAAAATGGTGATTTGCTTTAGAAAAAATTCTACAAGTAGACTAAAGAAGAGAAAGAGGAGTTTTGTTAgactttataaaatttttatatacccCCAAAATTTTGGATTTGATAATTGGAATATCTCGAAATCAAAGTTATTGTTACTCTAATTCTAGTTTAAATAAGCCTGATTCGAATTTGATCATTAGTTTTGGTACTATAACGTAGTTAATTTGGTTCGGATTACACCTACAATTACTACTGATTTAACAATCATAGGTATTATGCTTTGGATCTACACTTTTTTACTTACAATATAACTATACACGTACACCTGTGTATCTCATCTGAAACAATTACCTGGATCAATCACTAGTTTAAACTTTTCCGCAATCATATATCACTCATTCTGAATTGCACTTGAATTaagatatgtatatacacaactAAATTACACCGAGAGACTtttcaaaaatccataaatGGATTTCTTAACCTGGTCTTTGTTAGgggcaattaaaaataaattaaatacttttctgaaaatatttgtttaatttgcatTTGTCTATTATTTGTAGAATGTAAAAGTAAGATAaccgttattttattaaatattttttaatcctaTCAGTAGtgatataaaacttatttttcaaCCATATTATACAGCTTAAGTCctagttattgatttttaaaatatattagttcaaATTAAAGtagattaaataaactaataattacttttgataaacatattatttcttcTACTCTCCAAAGGTTAGGTTACACTTCGTAAAGAGTAACCTGCAATTATCTATATATGCCAAACAAAAGAATCCGTATTTTTGTCGTAAtcctatttatacatatttacctgtgcataattgtatgatattattttattttttttttatttttttttaattaagaccttcatttcatttttattatcatttgctacaaattgtagtaaataattttcatcattttcattgtttattatatcattggttaataatgacataaaatataacataataatatgatataattatatttgttacggGCGAAAGTTTAAATTGTCTTAATTTATCgttgttatcatattttatcaactcattatattataatataggtacaacaaCTCCTACTTTATGAAGccatgttttcaaaaaaagctAGCCTTGCATTAAGCTTCATAAAGTGGGGGttgatgtacttatataatataacgggttgataaaatacgataacaaagataaattaaaacaattttaacttttgcctgtaacaaatataattatatcatattagtaTGCTAAATTtgttattctttaaattattattctttaatcattataataatagtcaataggAATAGtatcaatattgatttattgaaatattaatttttaaacagtaaGTATATTTGGaatatataaaagtaagtaaattattactactgttataaatataacttttatacaaataaaaatagtttaatagcataattaaaattcttttaaCGTTGATTATCAAATATTAGTATCACATGTTAATGAGGAATATTCAtcattaaataacatacaatataaattaaataaattagatattaaagaataatttgagaattatatatttttttattaggcagaaatcaatataaaaatgtactgaCATCATATACCATAGGTAAGAACGTTAGAACCAAACATTTTctgaattttaattgttaaataaaaattaagtgttaTATACACTTCCACGATAAATACACATGTGAATCTCTTCATTTCGACGTAGTGGAACTGTGGCTTTTAAATCGTTTGTAGAGAATTTTACATTACATGTGTCTACAAATTACTGTATGGTTTAGTAGACTATCTACGAAATAATACGAAATAGTCATATACAAcaggtaattaaattaaaatgttcttattacattttatagaattGAAAGGCGACGTGGGAAAAGGTAAACATAaagataaaatgaaaatgaaaatgtttttcttgaaattatataatatttataataaattgatgaatAGTGCTAAATTTAACAGAACCTaatgtaattaaacattaagCTTATGGCTAGAATAAtgctttattaacttttttttcatcgttatagaaatcataaaaaaatggccaagtaatttatttttatacatctgttctagaatttaaagtttaaaataaaaatttaaataatatttcatatgatgtataataaaaaaaaatatcaactactACTTCGTATAAAGAAGTATCACCGGCGTTTACAGATTTAACAAATgtctttaaattcataaaaaaaaaaaaaataatacctaaaaaatcATGTTGTGGTAAGTTGTTTCTGTACTGTGgttcttaaaaattgaaaatctccattacattttttatggcCAATTTCATTTGTGTGTTCTTTGCGGCGATTTTATGGTAGGGTCACAATCGAGATGCTAAGAGAGTGTATACGGTATCACCATGGCActatttcaaacatttcaatGACTTAAGAACACCAACACTCACGTAATTCCCTAAATTATATCACAActcttttcattaaaaattaatcgataTCATAATCAAATCATTAACAAACCGGACATTCTTCTCGCACATTCTCCGAAATTCCCCTGAGACGTTTAAAActaaattcttaatttaaatattattcaaccaAAATAGTTATTCACTATTTTTCAATTGAATTTTCATCATCTCCCAACCAAacaaaaaatcaatgaaattatcaacctacataaattatttttaaattaatatagctgtgtaaatttaacatttactttacattaaactaaaaatgttgagTAAAAAATCAAGATGatctacctatttatttattgtaatttgaaggTAGTTCACATTCCCTAATATTAATCTTcctattaacaaaatattttaaattgttttagattCTGTACAAGCTTACCATACAACTCtaatacaacaattaaataatatcgaaaaaGGTACGTATATTTGtgcgaaataattaataattatatttttagttaaataataaaataataatacaatataattcaaaattgtctTTAACTAAGCAGCCGGTCTatagtaattatagtaaaattgtaaaaaaattaactcgAAATATATAGGGCAACAAAcggtgtttttataaataatttgagaattttaaatagctaaaattaaaattaaaacaaaaaaatgtttgatcaaaattattattgtttctagaTTTTAAAAAGGAATTCTGGACTACAAGAAAATGgtgtatgattaaatttaatattaccgaTAAGGATTTAAGCAGCATGaagataatagaataaatattagttttattgtaatgttatttataatttttgttatattttaaatacatatctatataatataaataaaacagggtacctatatataactcccttctgataaatataaattattaagtttattatacatgtaactAAATCGTTGctcaaacacataatatttagattgCCAAATAAACTaagtgtattaatatattaaatgtataatagatacaataatatatctattataaattaacaaaaatatataatatatattcatataatattattagtacatacgtattttttttttattaactcgtATATAAattgctaaataaatatataaaaatatagtttttatgtgTAAACAATTGCTAACTATTTTCTAACTTTTAGAGTTATTTTTGAGTTACATCGTGATTGTGAAATCCATTCATTAATAGTGACTCCTACttagatacatattatgataagtttattttctattttatgttttttatatttgcgTTTATTTTGAGAGTATTGCGTGGCCAATTTCTTTTTGAGTTTTTATGGTGGATTGTTGAAGATGGGGATAAATGAAATTTGACATATTTAGCCCGTCGTTGGTATTGTTTTACATCGTCCTGTCATGGTATCGAGTGAGCCGCACTCACCTctttgttttttcattataataaacatagatTATAGAAACTAacaccaaattatttatatttttaattgtttacaaaagATGTTTTTGCgaaattttcttaattataaaaatattttaccataaaaaaaattaaaaactacaatCTTTTAAGACTTTTTTCATAAACAAAGGTAGgtacttcaaaaaatatttttttatttggtttttattataaatgatcatttttttatacataaaaatatacttaataatattatcattattattcaaaaatatttattatgccaatactatagtacctatatattatatactgagtAAAACACAACTCCCATATTATGGATAATGTTAAC includes:
- the LOC132926539 gene encoding uncharacterized protein LOC132926539 encodes the protein MVVLQVKKKLRRIEPTSHEWVVARLQSVSLPYYAIRCFTSKCNIVDIIFSCHKFLIAELKSVELSEYESDVLSYLKEKVPADKDLSENIKEFVKEHMKYVLFDSVQAYHTTLIQQLNNIEKDFKKEFWTTRKWCMIKFNITDKDLSSMKIIE